The window GAGTAATGCTTTTATATATCTAAATTCACTTATAGATTTTTTGGGAGGCAAATGCATACTACAAAAGTTGAAGGCAAACATATTAAAGCACTTACACTTTTTGCCTTAAGCACATGTATTTGGTGTAAGAAAGTAAAGCAACTTTTAGAAGACCTTGGCGTTGCCTATGAGTTTATTTATATAGATCTGCTGGATGATGACAACCAAGCAGAAGCACTAAGAACTCTTGCAACTTTTAACCCGAGGGAATCATTTCCTACACTTGTAATTGATAATAAAGATTGCGTTGTTGGTTTTAAACCACAGGAAATAAGAGGTAAATTAGGTATATGATCCCTAAAAAAGAAGATGTAGAAGAACTGCACAAAACATTAGTAGTTGATGCCGAAAAATTTGGCTATCGCATAAATTCCGATGCCAATTTTGCAAAAGACCTTGTACAAGCTTTGTTAATAAATCAAAACCGCTATGGATATATGTCGTGTCCTTGCCGCCTGGCAACTGCTAACAAAGAAAAAGACCTGGACATTATCTGCCCTTGTGATTACAGAGATGACGATATAAGCAATTATGGGGCATGTTACTGCGCGTTATATGTAAGTGAAGATGTATTTAATGGTAAAAAAGAGACAGTACCAGTTCCTGAAAGAAGGGGAAAAAACCATAATTTACACATTAAACACACTAGCGTTGAACCATTAAGAACAGTAGATGTAAAAAAAGTTGCAAACTTAGTAAAGCTGCCATATCCAATCTGGCGCTGCAAGATCTGCGGCTACTTATGCGCCAGAGAAACCCCGCCTGAAACCTGCCCTATTTGCAAAGCTAAAAAAGAAAGGTTCGAGCATTTCCTATGACAAACACATTTCTAAGGATACGCTATTTTCTTGCCATGGTAATCACTGTTTTATTAGGCCCTGGCATAGGGCATTTGTTAATTTTTAGGTATAAAAAGGCAATTATGTTCATTCTTGCATCTGCCTTAATAACCTTTGGGCTTGCGCTTTACTTGTCGGGCATTTTGGGCCAAAAAGAAATAGAGTTACTTAAGCATAATCCATTAAATTTCTTTCAATTCGTAGCGGAAAATCAACCTAACGCATTGAAAGTTTACAATGTTTTGTTTGCGGCTTTGTGGGCTTATGCAATTCTGGATTTATTTCTTGATGCAAAAAAAAGCACAAAAGAAGAAAGCCGTGAAAAATTATCTTAAAGTAATTTCAATTCCAATTCTTCTGTTTTCACTAAACGCACCAATAATATACGCACAGGATAAACAAACAATGAATAAACCCATGGAAGTTAAACTAAAAAATGGACTAACCGCCGTAATAAAAGAAGATTTATCACACCCGATTGTATCAGTACAAGTTTGGGTAAAAACCGGCTCAATAAATGAATCACAAAACACTGCCGGGTTGTCGCATTTTCTTGAGCATTTAATTTTTAAAGGGTCAAAAAAATTCCCCGGTGATGCCATAAGCCGCATTGTAGAGGCAAAAGGCGGATATTTAAACGCGGCAACTTCTAAAGAATTTACAGAGTATTACATAACCCTGCCAAACAAAGAATTTACCACAGCTGTAGAAATTCTTGCCGACGCTATGGAAAACGCCGCATTTCCAGGTAATGAAATAGAAAAAGAAAGAAATGTTATTTTACAAGAAATGAAATTACACGAAGACAACCCTCAAAGTTTATTGTACGACCTTTACTGCGAGAAAATATTTATAAATACACCTTATGCCCACCGTGTTCTTGGAACAAAAAAAGTAATTCAAGATGTTTCAAAAGAAGAAATCACAAAATACTATCACACTCATTATGCACCAGAAAACCTAACTTTGGTTATAGTCGGAGCCGTAAAAACAGATGAAGCAAAAACAGCAATAGAAAAATACTTTGGCACAATAAAAAAGCGTTCATTTTCTAATGAGAAATTAGAAAATGTTAAAGTAAAACAACAAGATAAAACAATACAAAAAGATGTAGAGCACACCTACTGGATTGGCGGCTTTCTGGGGCCAAATGCAAGCAGCAAAGAACAATTTAGCGCAGAAGTTGCCGCATCAATACTTGGCGGTATGCGTTCATCGCGCCTTTATCGTAAACTACGTGAAGAAGACAAAACTGTCTATGCAATTGAAACTTCTTACTGGGCGCAAATTTCAAACGGGGCATTTGTTTTATGGGCAATTCTTGAACCACAAAATAAAGAAAAAGTAATATCTGAAATTAAAAACCAAATTAGCTTACTTATGAATAATGGCCCAACCAACAATGAGCTGGCTAAAGCAAAAGAAATGATAACTACCGAGCATGCGTTGGCGCATGAGAAATTTTCCGACCAAGCCGATTTAATTGGCTACTTATATACAATTAACAACCCATGGATAATTGACAGTTATATCAGCGGTATAAATGATGTAACAAAAGATGATATAACGAACCTGCTTAAAAAATATTATTTAAACAAAAATTTCACGAGTGTAGCAATAGTGCCGAAACAAAATGAAAAATAGATTAATTTATTTACTATGTGCAATGCTCTTGCCTCAAATAGCGCTTGCGGAGGGAAATATGGAAAGCTTTACGCTAACAAACGGTATAAAAGTGATTTATAAACAAACAACTCAACACCCCATAGTTTCAATACGGTTATTTTTAAAAACCGGCACCGCCTCAGAAAAACCAGAACAGGCAGGGTTAGCAAACTTCACACAAATACTTTTACAACAAGGAACAAGAAATTTAAACGCTCAGGAGTTTGCAAACCAAATAGAATCATTAGGCGCAAACTTCTCCGCCAGCACCGATTACGACTTTAGCACAATAAGCATAACCCTTTTAGATAAAAACTTTGAAAAAGCCCTTAGTTTGCTTACAGATGCGGTTTTAAACCCTGCCTTTGACGAGCTTGAAATTGAAAAAGAACGCTCATCAATACTTGCCGACATAAAAAGCAGAAAGGACTCAATTCACTTAACTGCAAACGACGCAATGTTAAAAGTTTTTTATGGCACCCACCCATATTCATGGCCGCAAATTGGTAAAGAAGAAACCGCATCAACTTTTACAAAAGAGAACATAATCAACTGGCACAAATCAAACTACACAGCAGACAATGCTTTAATTGTAATTACCGGAAATGTCAGCGCAAATGAAGCAAAAATCTTGGCCGAAAAATACTTTAGCCAAATACCAAAAAGTGCGACTAAAACCACAAGAACAGAAGCTACTATTCCAAAGGCGTCAAAAACCGAGTTTGAAAGCAGCAAATTTAAACAGGCATTTTTAATAATTAGCTATCCTGCTCCCAAAATAAACCAATCTGACTTTTTAAAGTTAAAATTATTAAATGTGTACCTCGGCGGCCGTATGAGCGGGGTACTATTCTCAAAAGTTCGCGAAGAACTTGGCGTATGCTACGAAATAAACTCAAGTTATCCATCTATGCAAGATATTGGCAGGTTCTCAATTTATGCCGGAGTTGACAAAGAAAATGTAAACAAAACAATTGAAAAAATTGATGACGCGCTAAATTTCATTAAAACTAATGGCATATCCGATAAAGAACTTGAAGAAACAAAAGATTACCTAAAAGGTATATATTCAATGGACCACGAAACAATTGCAAAAGAAGGGTGGTACCTTGGGTATTGGGAAATGATTGGAAAAGGTTTTGCTTACGACCAGAAATACATTGACGAGCTTTCAAATATAAATGCCAAAGACCTCACTGAGGCAACAACAAAATACTTCACACAAGACAGAGTTATAGTAACCGTGGTTCCTAAATGAGTTATTCCAAATATATAAAGATTATTTCTACACTTTTACTTGCCATATTATTTTTGCAATCATGCGGCGTTAACAACACAAAAAAAGATTACTCCGTCGCAAAAGACCGCAAACCAAACACAGGCGATGCTTATGTTTCCGCAATGCTTGGCGATGCAACCATATTAAATCCACTCTTATCGCAGGACTCATCATCAGGTCAAATAAACTCCTACATATTTAACGGCTTACTAAAATACAATAAAGATTTGACCATTGTAGGCGACCTTGCAAGCTCATGGAGCGTTTCAAAAAGCGGGAAAGAAATAATTTTTAATTTACGCAAAAATGTTTCTTGGCACGATGGCAAACCATTTACAGCTAACGATGTTAGATTCACATACGAAAAACTAATAGACCCCACCGTTAAAACTCCATACAGTGCCGATTACACATTAGTTAAAAAATTCACAGTTATAGACCCATACACAATAAAAA is drawn from Endomicrobiales bacterium and contains these coding sequences:
- a CDS encoding glutaredoxin family protein, which produces MHTTKVEGKHIKALTLFALSTCIWCKKVKQLLEDLGVAYEFIYIDLLDDDNQAEALRTLATFNPRESFPTLVIDNKDCVVGFKPQEIRGKLGI
- a CDS encoding insulinase family protein; its protein translation is MKNYLKVISIPILLFSLNAPIIYAQDKQTMNKPMEVKLKNGLTAVIKEDLSHPIVSVQVWVKTGSINESQNTAGLSHFLEHLIFKGSKKFPGDAISRIVEAKGGYLNAATSKEFTEYYITLPNKEFTTAVEILADAMENAAFPGNEIEKERNVILQEMKLHEDNPQSLLYDLYCEKIFINTPYAHRVLGTKKVIQDVSKEEITKYYHTHYAPENLTLVIVGAVKTDEAKTAIEKYFGTIKKRSFSNEKLENVKVKQQDKTIQKDVEHTYWIGGFLGPNASSKEQFSAEVAASILGGMRSSRLYRKLREEDKTVYAIETSYWAQISNGAFVLWAILEPQNKEKVISEIKNQISLLMNNGPTNNELAKAKEMITTEHALAHEKFSDQADLIGYLYTINNPWIIDSYISGINDVTKDDITNLLKKYYLNKNFTSVAIVPKQNEK
- a CDS encoding insulinase family protein; this encodes MKNRLIYLLCAMLLPQIALAEGNMESFTLTNGIKVIYKQTTQHPIVSIRLFLKTGTASEKPEQAGLANFTQILLQQGTRNLNAQEFANQIESLGANFSASTDYDFSTISITLLDKNFEKALSLLTDAVLNPAFDELEIEKERSSILADIKSRKDSIHLTANDAMLKVFYGTHPYSWPQIGKEETASTFTKENIINWHKSNYTADNALIVITGNVSANEAKILAEKYFSQIPKSATKTTRTEATIPKASKTEFESSKFKQAFLIISYPAPKINQSDFLKLKLLNVYLGGRMSGVLFSKVREELGVCYEINSSYPSMQDIGRFSIYAGVDKENVNKTIEKIDDALNFIKTNGISDKELEETKDYLKGIYSMDHETIAKEGWYLGYWEMIGKGFAYDQKYIDELSNINAKDLTEATTKYFTQDRVIVTVVPK